Proteins co-encoded in one Halococcoides cellulosivorans genomic window:
- a CDS encoding DUF5813 family protein translates to MTDATIDVPDAIDSVEARADGTVTVTATPLQTAIRRTPTDEPTWTVEIRVPTIDAVATDPVGAAVQDDWFETFRRRAREASGATRRSIDPEVSIDRTDDHVVVTYAFEERVTDRALEVARDIALFVEGTYVQGAIPGYDYEPPLSKLLHRAKESGDPTA, encoded by the coding sequence ATGACCGACGCCACCATCGACGTGCCCGACGCCATCGACAGCGTCGAAGCCCGCGCCGACGGCACGGTGACCGTCACCGCGACCCCGCTGCAGACCGCGATCCGCCGAACCCCGACCGACGAGCCGACCTGGACCGTCGAGATTCGTGTGCCCACGATCGATGCCGTCGCCACCGACCCCGTCGGGGCCGCCGTCCAGGACGACTGGTTCGAGACGTTTCGCAGGCGCGCCCGCGAGGCCAGCGGTGCGACCCGCCGGTCGATCGACCCCGAGGTGTCGATCGATCGCACCGACGACCACGTCGTCGTGACCTACGCCTTCGAAGAGCGAGTCACCGATCGCGCACTGGAAGTCGCCCGCGATATCGCGCTGTTCGTCGAAGGCACCTACGTCCAGGGCGCGATCCCCGGCTACGACTACGAGCCACCACTGTCGAAACTGCTGCATCGGGCGAAAGAGAGCGGCGATCCGACCGCCTGA